The DNA window TAAGTTTGTACTGTCGTAATAGCTGTGATTTAGATCACTAATAAAACAATGAAAATTCAGAGATTAAAGTCTTGTAGATTACTCAATATTTTATTCTGCTTATCCACGAAAATTTGTCGAAGATCAAAAAAACTTTAGACTATCGTAAAACCTGATGAGCAAAATCATTGATGGGTTTAAGTAAAGACTGAACTTTCGTATTCTTAGACTGCAAAAAACCGGCAGGATCTACATAGCAATCACGCCACCAATATATATCGAGGGAATAAAGAGCACTTAAAATAGTTGAATAAGATTCAGGCATCTTCTCTTCAAGATCCTTCGCCAAAATTTGCATCACTACACTACAAATGCGAATGTAAGAAATAGCTCTTTTGGATAGGGGTAAACTTTCTTCGTTCAATTTTTGTTTTGCTTGGTTTAAACTTTCAATCTCCGCCATTTGTTTAGGGCTCACCCGCCAAATATCTACAGGAGACGAGTCTATTGATATGCTCATCATCGTATTAAATAAACATGTGTAGTTTACTGGGAAAATATTTTCCGATAATAGTATTTTCCTTTAATTTAAAGAAAAAATCAGTGATATAGAAAGTGCTACACACTGAACTACGTCAGCTCCAAACAAGTTTTGTATTACCAAAAAGATTAATATTGATCGGATATTTTTGTGACTAAAATCACTATTGTACGACTTTAAAATCACAAAAAAAGCACTCTATAGTCAGAGGGCTTTTATGTGGCAGGGAAGATTTTAATTGCTACTCGTTTCCTGAAAATTTACCTTGGTTTCTAAGGCAAAAAAAGACAACTAGGAAGCTTAGAAAAAATATTTTCTTGTGTTTTATTCCTGATGAAGGGTTTAATCGATGCAGTTTTATTGGTTTACTTTTTTTAGCCGTGAGTTGGTAGTAGCCAGCTTAATAAAGGAGCGTAAATCACACAAAACACAGTGAAAATACCAGTGAATTGTAAAACAGAGATAATGTCAGCAGTCATAGTTGGGAGCCTCTCAAGAAAGAAATTGTTGTTTGTTTCCTATATTCAGATTATGGGGCTTACTTCCGGAAAGTTCTGTGATGCGATCGCCCGATAAATCATGTACTGTATCAAGCGACTGTTGTTTTTAAATTACATGAAATAATGCTGTAAAAAACAAAAGAATGTGATTTTGGTCACAAAAAAAGTCCCAAACCCTAAATGATGGTAGCATTGGAACTTCCGAACAACAATTTCTTCACTTTTATATTAAAAAAAATTCTGTTGAAATACTGGTGTGAAACCCAAATAAATGGGTGTGGTTATCCGAGACTTTGTTATTGTTTTAGCGAAAAATATTTTTACCAAGGTAGAACTTCGCCCTTTGCATGCCAAAATGTGCCGGTATTGTCTAGATTTAAAGCATTAATACGCTTTAATAAGCCCTTAACTGATTCTTCAGTGGTGATACCATCATCGCGAAAGCCTGTCATACGGGTTTTTACAAGACCGGGATGTAAAATTCCTACTGCAATGCCGTGGGGCTTCAAGTCTACAGATAAGGATTTGCCGGCCATTGAAACGGCGACTTTTGACATCCTGTAGCCGTAGGAACCGCCAGAAGTGTTGTCATCAATGGAGCCCATACGACTGGTCATGATAATGACTTTTGAACCTTTACTCAGATTTGGCAGTAAAGCTTTGGTGAAACGCAATGTACCTAGGGCGTTAACCTCAAATTGTTTCCGCATACTTTCAAAATCTAAGTTGTCGAGACTAATGCGCTCCACAATTCCTGCATTGTTGATGAGTACATCTATCGGGGTGTCTTTTAATTTTTTAGCTAAAGTATCAACCGACTTATCAGAAGTGATGTCAACGCCTGTTTCAATTTGTACACCTAAAGCATCTAGCTCCTCTGAACTATCTCGGCACACGGCGATCGCCTGATCGCCCTGTTCTTTAATTTGCCGGCAATATTCCAAGCCAATACCGCGATTTGCCCCTGTAACCAAATATGTTGCCACTATTATGTTTCTCCATAGCCTTTGATAACCGTTCTATTGTGCCCATGTCTTCGCTGACCTTGGGTCTAAAAACAGTAAAACTCCCCCAATGGAGGAGCTTCACCGGAATTGTTGCTCAAGTCTACTGCTGTTGAATGAATAGCGACCAATCATG is part of the [Limnothrix rosea] IAM M-220 genome and encodes:
- a CDS encoding SDR family oxidoreductase, which encodes MATYLVTGANRGIGLEYCRQIKEQGDQAIAVCRDSSEELDALGVQIETGVDITSDKSVDTLAKKLKDTPIDVLINNAGIVERISLDNLDFESMRKQFEVNALGTLRFTKALLPNLSKGSKVIIMTSRMGSIDDNTSGGSYGYRMSKVAVSMAGKSLSVDLKPHGIAVGILHPGLVKTRMTGFRDDGITTEESVKGLLKRINALNLDNTGTFWHAKGEVLPW